The Amycolatopsis viridis genome window below encodes:
- a CDS encoding nitroreductase family deazaflavin-dependent oxidoreductase, which yields MPLDGVYEPSTMEYSRKQVAVYEGSGGTWGTTAHGLPVIVLTTVGRKSGKLRKSPLMKVEHEGVYAAVASLGGGPKHPLWYHNALAEPRVEVRDGTRVFDMVAREVDGEEREVWWQRAVATYPPYGEYQKRTERVIPVLLLEPAPEPH from the coding sequence ATGCCTCTCGACGGTGTGTACGAACCCAGCACGATGGAGTACTCCCGCAAGCAGGTGGCGGTGTACGAGGGCTCCGGCGGTACGTGGGGCACCACCGCGCACGGCCTGCCCGTCATCGTGCTGACCACGGTCGGCCGGAAATCCGGGAAGCTGCGGAAGTCGCCGCTGATGAAGGTCGAGCACGAGGGCGTGTACGCGGCCGTCGCCTCGCTCGGTGGCGGCCCGAAGCACCCGCTGTGGTACCACAACGCGCTCGCCGAACCGCGGGTCGAGGTGCGCGACGGCACCCGGGTGTTCGACATGGTCGCGCGGGAGGTGGACGGCGAGGAGCGCGAGGTGTGGTGGCAGCGCGCGGTGGCGACCTACCCGCCGTACGGCGAGTACCAGAAACGCACCGAGCGCGTCATCCCGGTCCTGCTGCTGGAGCCCGCGCCGGAACCGCACTGA
- a CDS encoding LysR family transcriptional regulator — MMRDFDLNLVRTFVLLYETRSVTATADSMHVTQPTVSYSLQKLRRRFSDELFRRSGRGLVPTTTAQALYPPLHHALAEIESTVAGAHTFDPATARARFTLCLSDLGEVSLLPRLMAALPSRAPGVTLTVRPLDVASAVDQLGRGEIDAFVASPLISSQRVARIPLFSEGYVGMVARSHPRLRGPRISLAELSAEQHITVFGPAGHDGPRRALEAHGLLDRVVLEVTRFSTLPHLVQDGELVAMVPRLVADVFAADHRVRLLELPVDVEPAQVSVYARHSHARTPAQHWLTGFMRELLAEPAIRAPAE, encoded by the coding sequence ATGATGCGGGATTTCGACCTCAACCTGGTGCGCACGTTCGTCCTGCTGTACGAGACGCGCAGCGTCACGGCCACCGCGGACTCGATGCACGTCACCCAGCCGACCGTGAGCTACAGCCTGCAGAAACTGCGGCGGCGGTTCTCCGACGAGCTGTTCCGGCGCAGCGGCCGCGGGCTGGTGCCGACGACCACCGCACAGGCCCTCTACCCGCCGCTGCACCACGCGCTGGCCGAGATCGAGTCCACCGTCGCGGGGGCGCACACCTTCGACCCGGCCACCGCCCGCGCCCGGTTCACGCTGTGCCTGTCCGACCTCGGCGAGGTGTCGCTGCTCCCCCGGCTGATGGCCGCGCTGCCGTCGCGGGCTCCCGGGGTCACGCTGACGGTGCGGCCGCTGGACGTCGCCAGCGCGGTCGACCAGCTGGGCCGCGGCGAGATCGACGCGTTCGTCGCCTCGCCGTTGATCAGTTCGCAGCGGGTGGCGCGGATCCCGCTGTTCTCCGAGGGGTACGTCGGCATGGTCGCCCGCTCCCATCCCCGCCTGCGCGGCCCGCGGATCTCGCTGGCCGAACTGTCCGCGGAGCAGCACATCACGGTGTTCGGCCCGGCCGGGCACGACGGCCCGCGCCGCGCGCTCGAGGCCCACGGCCTGCTGGACCGGGTCGTGCTCGAGGTGACGCGGTTTTCCACCCTGCCCCACCTGGTGCAGGACGGCGAACTGGTGGCGATGGTGCCCCGGCTCGTGGCCGACGTCTTCGCCGCCGACCACCGGGTGCGGCTGCTGGAGCTGCCGGTGGACGTCGAACCGGCGCAGGTCTCGGTCTACGCCCGGCACAGCCACGCACGCACCCCCGCGCAGCACTGGCTCACCGGGTTCATGCGCGAACTCCTCGCCGAACCGGCGATCCGCGCCCCGGCGGAATAA
- a CDS encoding zinc-dependent alcohol dehydrogenase, translating to MTRAARAFWFNPPGPGEIRAVPLPACGAGEVEVRTLFSGISRGTETLVFRGGVPASQHELMRAPFQEGEFPGPVKYGYLNVGVAEDGPPELVGRTVFTLYPHQTRFVVPASAVTVVPETVPARRAVLAGTVETAVNALWDAAPLVGDRIAVVGGGMVGCAVAALLARFPAVRVQLVDADPARAAVAAALGVEFALPADARPGCDLVVHASATDAGLARSLELLAPEGEVIELSWYGDRPVSVPLGGFFHSRRLAVRASQVGAVAAARRSRRTHADRLALALELLADPVFDILITGECAFEDLPSVMPKLASGELPALCHRVVYPEEGSCSA from the coding sequence ATGACACGTGCCGCACGGGCGTTCTGGTTCAACCCGCCCGGGCCGGGCGAGATCCGGGCCGTGCCGCTGCCCGCGTGCGGAGCCGGCGAGGTCGAGGTGCGGACGCTGTTCTCGGGCATCAGCCGGGGCACCGAGACGCTCGTCTTCCGCGGCGGCGTGCCGGCGAGCCAGCACGAGCTGATGCGGGCCCCGTTCCAGGAGGGCGAGTTCCCGGGGCCGGTCAAGTACGGCTACCTCAACGTCGGTGTCGCCGAGGACGGGCCGCCGGAGCTGGTGGGCCGCACGGTGTTCACGCTCTACCCGCACCAGACCCGGTTCGTCGTGCCGGCGAGCGCGGTGACCGTGGTACCCGAGACGGTGCCCGCCCGGCGGGCGGTGCTGGCGGGCACGGTGGAGACCGCGGTGAACGCGCTGTGGGACGCCGCCCCGCTGGTCGGCGACCGGATCGCGGTGGTCGGCGGCGGCATGGTCGGCTGCGCGGTCGCGGCCCTGCTCGCCCGGTTCCCCGCGGTGCGGGTGCAGCTGGTCGACGCCGACCCGGCACGCGCGGCGGTGGCGGCGGCGCTGGGCGTGGAGTTCGCGCTGCCGGCCGACGCGCGGCCCGGCTGCGATCTGGTGGTGCACGCGAGTGCCACGGACGCGGGCCTGGCACGGTCGCTGGAACTGCTCGCCCCCGAAGGCGAGGTGATCGAGCTGAGCTGGTACGGCGACCGGCCGGTGAGCGTGCCGCTGGGCGGGTTCTTCCACTCGCGCCGGCTGGCGGTCCGCGCCAGCCAGGTCGGGGCGGTGGCCGCGGCGCGGCGGTCGCGGCGCACGCACGCCGACCGGCTCGCGCTCGCCCTCGAGCTGCTCGCCGATCCCGTCTTCGACATCCTGATCACCGGCGAGTGCGCGTTCGAGGACCTGCCGTCGGTGATGCCGAAGCTGGCCTCGGGCGAGCTCCCCGCCCTGTGCCACCGCGTCGTCTACCCGGAGGAGGGGTCGTGTTCAGCGTGA
- a CDS encoding CDP-alcohol phosphatidyltransferase family protein, with the protein MIVQTQPRTIPARQEQAVAAGALLVLVSGLALTVGLTPAGWVAGAGYGGALWVLLTGALRRAGRVALGPADRVTLARATLTGGVLALVAAGSSGPVPAGLATLALALDAVDGRVARRTATVSPLGARFDLEADAVLILVLCVPVAVVLGPWVLLIGAMRYAFVAAGWVLPWLRGPLAPDRARKAVAAAQGVTLLVVVAGVLPRGAALAGTAVALAALAWSFGRDVRTLWRTR; encoded by the coding sequence ATGATCGTCCAGACCCAGCCTCGCACGATTCCGGCCCGCCAGGAACAGGCCGTGGCGGCCGGTGCACTGCTCGTGCTGGTGAGTGGGCTCGCGCTGACCGTGGGGCTGACGCCGGCCGGCTGGGTGGCCGGCGCCGGTTACGGCGGCGCGCTGTGGGTGCTGCTGACCGGCGCGCTGCGCCGCGCCGGCCGGGTCGCGCTGGGTCCGGCGGACCGGGTCACGCTGGCTCGCGCCACCCTCACCGGCGGCGTGCTTGCCCTGGTCGCCGCCGGGTCGTCCGGGCCGGTCCCGGCCGGGCTCGCGACGCTCGCGCTCGCGCTGGACGCCGTGGACGGCCGGGTCGCGCGCCGCACCGCGACGGTGTCGCCGCTGGGGGCGCGGTTCGACCTGGAGGCGGACGCGGTCCTGATCCTCGTGCTGTGCGTGCCGGTCGCGGTGGTGCTGGGACCGTGGGTGCTGCTGATCGGCGCGATGCGGTACGCGTTCGTGGCGGCCGGCTGGGTTCTGCCGTGGCTGCGCGGGCCGCTGGCGCCCGACCGGGCGCGCAAGGCGGTGGCGGCGGCGCAAGGTGTCACGCTGCTCGTGGTGGTTGCCGGGGTGCTGCCGCGTGGCGCGGCGCTGGCCGGGACCGCGGTGGCGCTCGCGGCGCTGGCCTGGTCGTTCGGGCGGGACGTGCGGACCCTGTGGCGGACGCGGTGA
- a CDS encoding sulfatase, whose protein sequence is MADAVTVRRVTADVLACGLVLAALVLPDSLVGTRPAAFLVLPVEAVAGAALMLVLPPRARRITAAVAGALLGVLTLLKVADIGFSQAFGRPFHPVFDWGFAGPALSLLGGAARIGTLAGAGFGVLTLVVLTTLAALRVARLAGEHRRVAARVVAVFTVAWTVAALAGLPLAAHTTSALAYREVRGAAADLADRREFAAAMTTDAFRATAPAGLLTALRGKDVLLTFVESYGRAALAGPGVDALLESATNRLQADGFGARSAFLTSATTGGGSWLAHSTLESGLWVDNEQRYRTFVTSDRLTLSGAFARAGWRTVNVQPENAAAWPEGAVYRFDRLYDGRDLGYSGPGFAYAAMPDQFTLSAFQRAELAPGHPPVMAEIDLVSSHWPWTAVPRLVGWDALGDGSVFASATDRPAGGTAGYDEAVRYSLSALISYVETYGGDDLVLVFLGDHQPDPAVTGPGADRDVPVTLVARDPAVLARIGGWGWTPGLRPAASAPVWPMSAFRDRFLAAFGPQLSAVPARAPAAGPG, encoded by the coding sequence GTGGCGGACGCGGTGACCGTGCGCCGGGTGACGGCCGACGTCCTGGCCTGCGGGCTCGTCCTCGCCGCGCTCGTCCTGCCGGACAGCCTGGTGGGCACCCGGCCCGCGGCGTTCCTGGTCCTCCCGGTCGAGGCGGTGGCCGGTGCCGCGCTGATGCTGGTCCTGCCGCCACGCGCACGCCGGATCACAGCGGCCGTGGCGGGTGCGCTGCTCGGGGTGCTGACGCTGCTCAAGGTCGCCGACATCGGGTTCTCCCAGGCCTTCGGCCGCCCGTTCCACCCCGTGTTCGACTGGGGCTTCGCCGGGCCCGCGCTCAGCCTGCTCGGTGGTGCGGCGCGCATCGGCACGCTGGCGGGCGCCGGGTTCGGGGTGCTGACGCTGGTGGTGCTGACGACGCTGGCGGCGCTGCGCGTGGCACGCCTCGCGGGGGAGCACCGCCGGGTCGCGGCACGGGTGGTGGCCGTGTTCACGGTGGCCTGGACCGTCGCGGCCCTCGCCGGCCTGCCGCTCGCCGCGCACACCACCAGCGCGCTGGCCTACCGCGAGGTGCGCGGTGCCGCCGCCGACCTGGCCGACCGGCGGGAGTTCGCCGCGGCCATGACCACCGACGCCTTCCGCGCCACTGCCCCGGCGGGGCTGCTGACCGCGTTGCGCGGCAAGGACGTCCTGCTCACCTTCGTGGAGAGCTACGGCCGCGCCGCGCTGGCCGGCCCGGGGGTCGACGCGCTGCTCGAGTCGGCGACGAACCGGCTGCAGGCGGACGGGTTCGGCGCGCGCAGCGCGTTCCTCACCTCCGCCACCACCGGCGGCGGCAGCTGGCTCGCCCACTCCACCCTGGAATCCGGGCTGTGGGTCGACAACGAGCAGCGCTACCGCACGTTCGTGACAAGCGACCGGCTGACCCTGTCCGGCGCCTTCGCCCGCGCCGGCTGGCGCACCGTGAACGTGCAACCGGAGAACGCCGCCGCCTGGCCGGAGGGCGCGGTGTACCGGTTCGACCGGCTCTACGACGGTCGCGACCTGGGCTACTCCGGCCCCGGTTTCGCCTACGCCGCGATGCCCGACCAGTTCACGCTGTCGGCGTTCCAGCGCGCCGAGCTCGCCCCGGGCCACCCGCCGGTGATGGCCGAGATCGACCTGGTGTCCAGCCACTGGCCGTGGACGGCGGTGCCCCGGCTGGTCGGCTGGGACGCCCTCGGCGACGGCTCGGTGTTCGCCTCGGCGACGGACCGGCCGGCCGGCGGGACCGCCGGATACGACGAGGCGGTCCGCTACTCGCTGTCGGCGCTGATCTCCTACGTGGAGACCTACGGCGGGGACGATCTGGTGCTGGTGTTCCTCGGCGACCACCAGCCGGACCCGGCGGTGACCGGCCCCGGCGCGGACCGGGACGTGCCGGTGACCCTCGTGGCGCGTGATCCGGCCGTGCTCGCCCGCATCGGTGGCTGGGGCTGGACGCCCGGTCTCCGTCCCGCGGCGTCAGCCCCGGTCTGGCCGATGAGCGCGTTCCGCGACCGGTTCCTGGCCGCCTTCGGCCCGCAGCTCAGTGCGGTTCCGGCGCGGGCTCCAGCAGCAGGACCGGGATGA
- the mdlC gene encoding benzoylformate decarboxylase gives MPTVRTIAHEFLERRGLTTIFGNPGSNELPFLAGLPESFSYVLGLHEGVVVGMADGYAQATGRPVLVNLHAAAGSGNAMGALTNAVYSRSPLVLTAGQQVRSAIGLEAMLANVEATQLMRPLVGWAGEPSCAADVPRSLAQAVFEAELQRRPTYLSVPYDDWSAELGDDVTATLGRSVRRGGSAGEDQLLELAARLDGAASPVLVLGGDADALGLFDRAVAFAEERDLPVWVAPSPHRLPFPNRHPLFRGVLPAGIGAVSSALDGHDLILVLGAPVFRYHQHVPGPFLPRGATLVQVTDDPGEAARAPVGEALVADPGAVLDGLRAQLPGRAPRETAFVPAPEPAAGERALHPEQVFAALRETQPADTAYVVESTSTNSAWWRQMDLRRPGSYFWPAAGGLGFGLPAAVGVAMGLPGRPVVGVIGDGSANYGITALWTAARYQVPVTFVILRNGTYGALRWFAGVLGTTGVPGTEIPGLDFTAIAAGYGVPATTASDVDDLRAQLKTTSAGPRLIQVDTELTTP, from the coding sequence ATGCCGACCGTCCGGACGATCGCCCACGAGTTCCTGGAACGGCGTGGCCTGACCACGATCTTCGGCAATCCCGGCTCCAACGAGCTGCCGTTCCTGGCCGGGCTGCCGGAGTCCTTCTCCTACGTGCTCGGCCTGCACGAGGGTGTCGTGGTCGGCATGGCCGACGGGTACGCGCAGGCGACCGGCCGTCCGGTGCTGGTCAACCTGCACGCCGCGGCCGGTTCCGGCAACGCCATGGGCGCGCTGACCAACGCCGTCTACTCCCGCTCGCCGCTGGTGCTCACCGCCGGGCAGCAGGTGCGCTCGGCGATCGGGCTGGAGGCGATGCTCGCCAACGTCGAGGCCACCCAGCTGATGCGCCCCCTGGTCGGCTGGGCCGGGGAACCGAGCTGCGCCGCCGACGTGCCGCGCTCGCTCGCGCAGGCCGTGTTCGAGGCCGAGTTGCAGCGCCGCCCCACCTACCTGTCGGTGCCCTACGACGACTGGTCCGCCGAACTCGGCGACGACGTCACCGCCACCCTCGGCCGGAGCGTGCGGCGCGGCGGGTCGGCCGGGGAGGACCAGCTGCTCGAACTGGCCGCCCGCCTGGACGGCGCGGCCAGCCCGGTGCTCGTGCTCGGCGGTGATGCCGACGCCCTCGGGCTGTTCGACCGCGCGGTGGCCTTCGCCGAGGAACGCGACCTGCCGGTGTGGGTCGCTCCGTCGCCGCACCGGCTGCCGTTCCCCAACCGGCACCCGCTGTTCCGCGGGGTCCTGCCCGCCGGGATCGGCGCGGTGTCGTCCGCGCTCGACGGGCACGACCTGATCCTGGTGCTGGGTGCGCCGGTGTTCCGCTACCACCAGCACGTGCCGGGCCCGTTCCTGCCGCGCGGCGCGACGCTGGTCCAGGTCACCGACGACCCGGGCGAGGCGGCCCGCGCGCCGGTGGGGGAGGCGCTCGTCGCCGATCCCGGTGCGGTGCTCGACGGCCTGCGCGCCCAGCTGCCCGGGCGGGCGCCCCGGGAGACCGCGTTCGTGCCGGCCCCGGAGCCGGCCGCCGGCGAACGTGCACTGCACCCCGAGCAGGTGTTCGCCGCGCTGCGCGAGACCCAGCCGGCCGACACCGCCTACGTCGTCGAGTCCACGTCGACGAACTCGGCCTGGTGGCGGCAGATGGACCTGCGCCGCCCCGGTTCGTACTTCTGGCCCGCCGCCGGTGGCCTCGGCTTCGGCCTGCCCGCCGCGGTCGGTGTGGCGATGGGCCTGCCCGGGCGCCCGGTGGTCGGGGTGATCGGCGACGGCTCCGCCAACTACGGCATCACCGCGCTGTGGACCGCCGCCCGGTACCAGGTGCCGGTGACCTTCGTGATCCTGCGCAACGGCACCTACGGCGCGCTGCGCTGGTTCGCCGGTGTGCTCGGCACCACCGGTGTGCCCGGCACCGAGATCCCCGGCCTGGACTTCACCGCGATCGCCGCCGGGTACGGCGTGCCCGCCACGACGGCGTCCGATGTGGACGATCTGCGTGCCCAGCTCAAGACGACCTCGGCCGGGCCCCGGCTCATCCAGGTGGACACCGAGCTCACCACCCCCTGA